The DNA sequence GTTAGTATATATTAACTTTAATGCCCTATTCTCAAAACAATTCTGTAACTTATCAAATTCTCATTACTTTGGATAGCATTGTGAACTACCATGTGAACAAGTTGTAGATAAATCCATATACTTACAAATATTGCAAACTACTTCTTAGAATAAAATAAGGCTTATTATTGTATGCTTTTCTGCATCTTTCGATGCTTTCGAGCTAAATTAATTGTTTCTGCATCTTTCGATGCTTCATACTTGCTTCAAAATAAAATTCACCGTAAGGAATATATCCAAGCTTTGCATAAAAATTCATTGCATGGACTTGAGAACCAAGATAAACTTTCTTGATACCTTCCTCTTTGGCGATCTCTTCAAGTTTTTCCATGATCTTCTGACCATAATGCTTTCCCCGATACTTTTCAAGGACAGCTATCCTGCCAATATGACCATCTTTCTCCATTCTACCTGTTGCAATAGGATTATCATCAACAGTTATCAATGCATGAAAACACTGAGGATCTTTACCGTCTATCTCTATCTCTATAGGAACATTCTGCCCTATGACAAAAACGAT is a window from the Patescibacteria group bacterium genome containing:
- a CDS encoding GNAT family N-acetyltransferase; this encodes MEKIIQVKYEDFKESIVQVRNIVFVIGQNVPIEIEIDGKDPQCFHALITVDDNPIATGRMEKDGHIGRIAVLEKYRGKHYGQKIMEKLEEIAKEEGIKKVYLGSQVHAMNFYAKLGYIPYGEFYFEASMKHRKMQKQLI